One Frankia alni ACN14a DNA window includes the following coding sequences:
- a CDS encoding tetratricopeptide repeat protein, with translation MVITAPHIGPLRCPRCGSAAVPGGRFCYHCGLEFTQAEAPASEVPERRVVTVLFGDLSDFTGWADNRDPERVGEMTDRVLAALAHEIDEVGGRVDNLTGDGIMAVFGAPTAHEDDPERAVRAAAAMQETVRRLVQDTAGDSAEGRLGLRVGINTGEVLAGVQAAISYTVIGDTVNTAARLSAAATIGTVYAGRETVLATRSVASWRELPDLTLKGKREPVPAYELISLRPSNVARPGLADDAPFLGRDAELAVLETLFAEVVTRRSPEVALIVGEAGIGKTRLASELADRAERTPGTVALWGRTVRHGDGRGLAPLVDVVRNACGVTDGDSLDRVADRVRRTVAGLSHPLTGARLPAGIADRLLLLLGVPLDRRATIPATTPGDPAARASHIEEAEQRAVEATVEAVALLLSALARSGPILVLIDDLEWATSQLSDAIGRLASRLSGPVLLVLLDRAGPRLATLPRIRRIDLQSLSTEASGLLLQSHLRGKTLEPHTRDDLLARVHGNPFFLVELLNLLIDRRLLHPGDGTGDGDQAELVLDGSLAETPLPAGVQSVLAARIDDLDPVAKAVLRAAAVLGRRFPAEALPMVDERPAEEVTRALEVLTERQLVRPPRAAETRWRFVHPMARDVAYAGLPKVERARRHATAARWGVTAMIGSSRSVSTFVAGHALRAYDLAASMGLPPSDPAWSSRMSGFHAHVRLARAALARDDHRTAADLLASARRLGRGMIDTQEDNVVRVLHAEALVGLRHLEEAERTLRPALRAGAPARRAAAFSVLGELRQKQGRTEEAAQCLLTALESARRAGDERATAAALRRLGMLEYNAGRIGAAEDRYLEALTIARQVDDPRGVGWALQHLAWSATTRGDYPRAERTLREASAVFERLEDTGGLGWCRGTEALVLLLSGQLTRARKLTRELIEIAGSVGEQWGMGVCLTVDAIAAAELGDIAAAESHAQRATELFENSEYTWGSMLVLVARGLAARGAGEPARGARYLEQACDQAAERGHVVVGALARVLLGLTLLDAGEVDQAAQAAEIALTDLEHLELHPHAQLGAKVLVAQIARARGRTSAALDLLREALSASEPATLMFPRRQAYAHLAGILLDAGQPAEALEVARRAVAVDAEDVRAQVLGYRALGTALVANGDLEGGRGAYLRALAAATATGAVSEAPQTRRLLASLPPSGGPAGAGNPAGSGGGPAGSGGGPADGAGPTVVPDAGGPGAGLPEAGVPTAADARSRRGAQPAAAQAQAQDLTLPGTTGDADHARTASSPAAVAGSAG, from the coding sequence ATGGTGATCACCGCACCGCACATCGGGCCGCTGCGCTGCCCCCGATGCGGCTCGGCGGCGGTCCCCGGCGGGCGGTTCTGCTACCACTGCGGCCTGGAGTTCACCCAGGCCGAGGCCCCGGCGTCCGAGGTCCCGGAACGGCGTGTGGTCACCGTACTGTTCGGCGACCTGTCCGACTTCACCGGCTGGGCCGACAACCGCGACCCGGAGCGCGTGGGCGAGATGACCGACCGGGTGCTCGCCGCGCTGGCCCACGAGATCGACGAGGTCGGCGGGCGTGTCGACAACCTCACCGGCGACGGCATCATGGCCGTGTTCGGCGCGCCCACCGCCCACGAGGACGACCCGGAGCGCGCCGTGCGGGCCGCCGCCGCGATGCAGGAGACCGTCCGCCGGCTCGTGCAGGACACCGCGGGCGACAGCGCGGAGGGCCGCCTCGGCCTGCGCGTCGGGATCAACACCGGCGAGGTCCTCGCCGGGGTGCAGGCGGCCATCTCGTACACGGTGATCGGCGACACGGTGAACACCGCGGCCCGGCTGTCGGCCGCGGCCACGATCGGCACCGTCTACGCGGGCCGTGAGACGGTGCTGGCGACCCGGTCGGTGGCGAGCTGGCGCGAGCTGCCCGACCTCACCCTCAAGGGCAAGCGGGAGCCGGTCCCGGCGTACGAGCTGATCAGCCTGCGCCCCTCCAACGTTGCCCGGCCGGGTCTCGCCGACGACGCGCCGTTCCTCGGCCGCGACGCGGAGCTGGCCGTCCTCGAGACGCTCTTCGCCGAGGTCGTCACCCGGCGCTCGCCGGAGGTCGCGCTGATCGTCGGCGAGGCCGGGATCGGCAAGACCCGGCTGGCCAGCGAGCTGGCCGACCGGGCCGAGCGGACGCCCGGCACGGTGGCGCTGTGGGGACGCACCGTCCGCCACGGCGACGGCCGGGGCCTCGCGCCCCTCGTCGACGTCGTGCGCAACGCCTGCGGCGTCACCGACGGCGACTCGCTCGACCGGGTGGCCGACCGGGTCCGGCGCACCGTGGCCGGGCTGTCCCACCCCCTCACCGGGGCGCGGCTGCCCGCCGGCATCGCCGACCGTTTACTCCTTCTGCTCGGTGTGCCCCTGGACCGGCGCGCCACCATCCCGGCCACCACCCCGGGCGACCCGGCGGCCCGCGCCTCCCACATCGAGGAGGCCGAGCAGCGTGCCGTGGAGGCGACGGTGGAGGCCGTTGCGCTGCTGCTCAGCGCGCTGGCGCGGTCCGGGCCCATCCTGGTGCTGATCGACGACCTGGAGTGGGCGACGAGCCAGCTCAGCGACGCGATCGGCCGGCTCGCCTCGCGCCTGTCCGGGCCGGTCCTGCTCGTCCTGCTCGACCGGGCCGGGCCGCGTCTGGCCACCCTGCCCCGGATCCGGCGCATCGACCTGCAGTCGCTGAGCACGGAGGCGTCCGGCCTGCTGCTGCAAAGCCACCTGCGGGGCAAGACGCTGGAGCCGCACACCCGCGACGACCTGCTCGCCCGGGTGCACGGCAACCCGTTCTTCCTCGTCGAGCTGCTCAACCTCCTCATCGACCGGCGGCTGCTGCACCCGGGCGACGGCACCGGCGACGGCGACCAGGCCGAGCTGGTGCTCGACGGATCGTTGGCGGAGACCCCGTTGCCGGCCGGCGTGCAGTCCGTGCTCGCCGCCCGCATCGACGATCTCGACCCGGTCGCCAAGGCGGTGCTGCGGGCCGCGGCGGTGCTCGGCCGGCGTTTCCCCGCGGAGGCGCTGCCGATGGTCGACGAGCGGCCGGCCGAGGAGGTCACCCGGGCGCTGGAGGTCCTGACCGAACGCCAGCTCGTCCGCCCGCCGCGAGCGGCCGAGACCCGCTGGCGCTTCGTCCACCCGATGGCCCGGGACGTCGCGTACGCCGGCCTGCCGAAGGTCGAGCGGGCCCGCCGGCACGCCACCGCCGCCCGCTGGGGCGTCACGGCGATGATCGGCAGCTCCCGCTCCGTGTCGACCTTCGTCGCCGGCCACGCCCTGCGCGCCTACGACCTGGCCGCCTCGATGGGCCTGCCGCCGAGCGACCCGGCCTGGTCGTCCCGGATGTCCGGGTTCCACGCGCATGTCCGGCTGGCCCGGGCGGCGCTCGCCCGCGACGACCACCGGACCGCGGCCGATCTGCTCGCCAGTGCCCGCCGGCTCGGCCGAGGCATGATCGACACGCAGGAGGACAACGTCGTCCGCGTGCTGCACGCCGAGGCCCTGGTGGGGCTGCGCCACCTCGAGGAGGCCGAGCGCACCCTGCGCCCGGCGCTGCGGGCCGGCGCCCCCGCCCGCCGGGCCGCCGCCTTCTCCGTGCTCGGGGAGCTGCGCCAGAAGCAGGGCCGGACCGAGGAGGCGGCCCAGTGCCTGCTCACCGCGCTGGAATCGGCCCGCCGGGCCGGGGACGAGCGGGCCACCGCCGCCGCGCTGCGCCGGCTAGGCATGCTGGAGTACAACGCCGGCCGGATTGGCGCGGCCGAGGACCGGTACCTCGAGGCCCTCACGATCGCCCGCCAGGTCGACGACCCCCGCGGCGTCGGCTGGGCGCTGCAGCACCTTGCCTGGAGCGCCACCACCCGCGGGGACTACCCCCGGGCCGAACGGACGCTGCGTGAGGCGTCGGCGGTGTTCGAACGGCTGGAGGACACCGGCGGACTCGGCTGGTGTCGGGGCACCGAGGCACTGGTGCTCCTGCTGTCCGGCCAGCTCACCCGCGCCCGCAAGCTCACCCGCGAGCTGATCGAGATCGCGGGTTCCGTCGGCGAGCAGTGGGGCATGGGTGTCTGCCTGACCGTGGACGCGATCGCCGCCGCGGAGCTGGGGGACATCGCCGCCGCAGAGTCCCACGCGCAGCGGGCCACGGAGCTGTTCGAGAATTCCGAGTACACGTGGGGATCGATGCTGGTGCTCGTCGCCCGGGGCCTCGCCGCCCGCGGCGCTGGCGAGCCGGCCCGCGGGGCGAGGTACCTCGAGCAGGCCTGCGACCAGGCCGCCGAGCGCGGCCACGTGGTCGTCGGCGCCCTGGCGCGGGTGCTGCTCGGGCTGACCCTGCTCGACGCCGGCGAGGTCGACCAGGCCGCGCAGGCCGCCGAGATCGCCCTCACCGACCTCGAGCATCTGGAGCTCCACCCGCACGCCCAGCTCGGAGCAAAGGTGCTCGTCGCCCAGATCGCCCGCGCCCGCGGGCGGACCAGCGCCGCGCTGGACCTGCTGCGGGAGGCGCTGTCGGCGAGCGAGCCGGCGACGCTGATGTTCCCCCGCCGGCAGGCGTACGCGCACCTCGCCGGCATCCTGCTGGACGCGGGCCAGCCGGCCGAGGCGCTCGAGGTCGCCCGGCGGGCGGTCGCCGTGGACGCCGAGGACGTGCGCGCCCAGGTGCTGGGCTACCGGGCGCTGGGCACAGCGCTCGTGGCCAACGGCGATCTCGAGGGCGGCCGCGGAGCCTACCTGCGGGCGCTCGCGGCGGCGACCGCCACCGGCGCCGTCAGCGAGGCGCCGCAGACCCGCCGGCTGCTGGCCAGCCTGCCGCCCAGCGGGGGCCCCGCCGGGGCCGGCAATCCCGCGGGCAGCGGTGGCGGTCCAGCGGGCAGCGGTGGCGGTCCGGCCGACGGCGCGGGACCCACCGTTGTCCCGGACGCGGGCGGCCCCGGCGCGGGCCTACCGGAGGCGGGTGTCCCCACCGCAGCGGACGCGCGGTCCCGGCGCGGGGCGCAGCCGGCAGCGGCACAGGCACAGGCACAGGACCTCACCCTGCCGGGGACGACCGGGGACGCCGATCACGCGCGGACAGCATCCTCGCCGGCCGCGGTCGCGGGCAGCGCCGGCTGA
- a CDS encoding Crp/Fnr family transcriptional regulator has product MEDLLARVPLFVGLSEQDRLALSDHLDRQDVTRGDVLFREGDVGDRVFVVLSGKVKIGRQSADGRENLLSVMGPGDLFGELSLFDPGPRTATATAVTDASLLSLEHTALRPWLRSRPEAGAMLLRVLARRLRRTNDNVADMVFTDVPGRVAKALLDLAERFGEPAQPGNEAAGVRVEHGLTQEELAQLVGASRETVNKALADFATRGWLRLDSRAVVLLDRERLSRRAR; this is encoded by the coding sequence GTGGAGGATCTGCTTGCCCGCGTACCGCTGTTCGTCGGGCTCTCCGAGCAGGATCGGCTGGCCCTCTCCGACCATCTTGATCGGCAGGACGTCACCCGCGGGGACGTGCTGTTCCGAGAGGGAGACGTCGGTGACCGGGTCTTCGTGGTCCTGTCCGGAAAGGTGAAGATAGGGCGTCAGTCGGCCGACGGCCGGGAGAACCTGCTGTCCGTAATGGGTCCTGGTGACCTCTTCGGGGAGCTTTCGTTGTTCGACCCCGGCCCACGCACGGCTACCGCGACCGCGGTCACGGATGCGTCGTTGCTGTCGCTGGAGCACACCGCGCTGCGGCCCTGGCTGCGTTCCCGCCCCGAGGCGGGCGCAATGCTGCTGCGCGTGCTCGCCCGTCGGCTCCGTCGCACCAATGACAACGTCGCGGACATGGTGTTCACGGACGTTCCGGGTCGAGTGGCGAAAGCCCTGCTCGACCTGGCGGAGCGGTTCGGTGAGCCGGCGCAGCCGGGCAACGAGGCGGCCGGTGTCCGGGTCGAGCACGGGCTCACCCAGGAGGAGCTGGCCCAGCTGGTCGGCGCCTCCCGGGAGACGGTGAACAAGGCGCTTGCCGACTTCGCCACCCGCGGTTGGCTTCGCCTGGACTCCCGTGCCGTCGTGCTGCTCGACCGCGAACGGCTGTCCCGCCGAGCCCGCTAG
- the nth gene encoding endonuclease III: MPAAVDTATETPLARTRRARRIVRLLGEVHPDARIALHFDNALELLVATVLSAQCTDKKVNEVTPAVFARYRSAADYAAADRAELETLLRPTGFFRAKANSVIGIGAALTERFGGEVPRRLDELTTLPGVGRKTANVVLGHAFDTPGITVDTHVGRLARRFGLTGETDPVRVEADLAGLIERRDWTIASDRMIFHGRRFCHSRRPACGACALARLCPSFGLGPTEPDEAAKLVRGTRGDVEALR; encoded by the coding sequence ATGCCCGCCGCCGTCGACACCGCGACCGAGACACCACTCGCGAGGACCCGGCGGGCCCGGCGGATCGTGCGTCTGCTGGGCGAGGTCCACCCGGATGCCCGCATCGCGTTGCACTTCGACAACGCTCTCGAGCTGCTGGTCGCCACGGTGCTCTCCGCCCAGTGCACCGACAAGAAAGTCAACGAGGTCACGCCGGCGGTGTTCGCCAGGTATCGGTCGGCAGCGGACTACGCGGCCGCCGACCGGGCCGAACTCGAGACGCTGCTGCGGCCGACCGGGTTCTTCCGCGCGAAGGCGAACTCGGTGATCGGCATCGGCGCGGCACTCACCGAGCGCTTTGGCGGCGAGGTCCCCCGCCGGCTCGACGAGCTGACCACCCTGCCCGGCGTGGGCCGCAAGACCGCCAACGTCGTCCTCGGCCACGCGTTCGACACCCCGGGCATCACCGTGGACACTCACGTCGGGCGCCTGGCACGCCGGTTCGGGCTGACCGGCGAGACCGATCCGGTCCGGGTCGAGGCCGACCTCGCCGGGCTCATCGAGCGGCGGGACTGGACGATCGCCTCCGACCGCATGATCTTTCACGGCCGGCGGTTCTGCCACTCCCGCCGGCCGGCGTGCGGCGCCTGCGCCCTGGCCCGCCTGTGCCCGTCGTTCGGACTCGGTCCCACGGAACCGGACGAGGCCGCCAAACTCGTGCGGGGAACACGCGGCGACGTCGAAGCCTTGCGGTGA
- a CDS encoding NUDIX hydrolase — protein sequence MSTPSPASPDAPFPGPANATASPPHIAAPAEVASPVEVARPGEIAHPPAVPRPSDPVDTASLSDTASLSDTAAGRSAAPAWLRSLAGHLGDALVTGRTRPGPRAADARPAAVLILFGDGPDGPDVLLLERAAELRSHASQPAFPGGAADATDADRAATALREAAEEVGLDPAGVEVLAVASPLYLQASHYLVTPVLAWWHTPCAVAPVDLAETSFVSRVPLAELADPVNRVMLRYAQGGLLSPAFQVHGMLVWGFTAGILDILLRLGGWERPWNHTAVVDYPPNAPRDERHHR from the coding sequence ATGTCCACGCCTTCGCCCGCTTCCCCCGACGCACCCTTCCCCGGTCCCGCCAACGCCACCGCATCGCCCCCCCACATCGCCGCTCCGGCCGAGGTCGCCAGCCCGGTCGAGGTCGCCCGTCCCGGCGAGATCGCGCACCCCCCCGCGGTGCCGCGCCCGTCGGATCCCGTCGACACGGCGAGCCTGAGCGACACGGCGAGCCTGAGCGACACGGCGGCAGGCCGCTCCGCGGCACCGGCATGGTTGCGCAGCCTCGCCGGCCACCTGGGCGATGCGCTGGTGACCGGCCGAACCCGCCCGGGCCCGCGCGCCGCCGACGCCCGACCGGCGGCCGTCCTCATCCTGTTCGGCGACGGCCCGGACGGCCCGGACGTCCTGCTGCTCGAACGGGCGGCCGAGCTGCGCAGCCACGCGAGCCAGCCGGCGTTCCCCGGCGGCGCCGCCGACGCCACCGACGCCGACCGGGCGGCCACCGCGCTGCGAGAGGCCGCCGAGGAGGTCGGCCTCGACCCGGCGGGCGTCGAGGTGCTGGCCGTCGCCTCGCCGCTGTACCTGCAGGCCAGCCACTACCTCGTCACCCCGGTGCTCGCCTGGTGGCACACCCCGTGCGCGGTCGCACCCGTCGACCTCGCCGAGACGTCGTTCGTCTCCCGGGTCCCGCTGGCCGAACTCGCCGACCCGGTCAACCGGGTGATGCTGCGCTACGCCCAGGGTGGCCTGCTCAGTCCGGCGTTCCAGGTCCACGGCATGCTGGTCTGGGGCTTCACCGCCGGCATCCTCGACATCCTGCTGCGGCTGGGCGGATGGGAGCGCCCGTGGAACCACACGGCGGTGGTGGACTACCCGCCGAACGCGCCCCGAGACGAAAGGCACCACCGTTGA
- a CDS encoding plastocyanin/azurin family copper-binding protein: protein MTSSPADRDQAARPADPGSPGRRASRAAALLGLVLAVLLGVAGCGGDGGSSPSAGPTLSATQGTDGVQVFAVTGLPSMKFSATELLAKPGKIRVDFSVAQGSAPHNFVVPRIPAAHTSIVSAGESQSVTFTVTEPGDYPVVCTLHPNMTATLKIT, encoded by the coding sequence TTGACATCCTCCCCCGCGGACCGCGACCAGGCGGCCCGCCCGGCGGACCCGGGCTCACCCGGCCGGCGAGCGTCCCGCGCCGCGGCGCTGCTCGGGCTGGTCCTTGCCGTGCTGCTGGGCGTCGCGGGCTGCGGCGGCGACGGCGGCAGCAGTCCGTCCGCCGGCCCCACGCTCAGCGCCACCCAGGGGACGGACGGCGTCCAGGTGTTCGCGGTCACCGGCCTGCCAAGCATGAAATTCTCCGCCACGGAGCTGCTGGCGAAGCCCGGGAAGATCCGCGTCGACTTCTCCGTGGCGCAGGGCTCGGCGCCGCACAACTTCGTCGTCCCGCGCATCCCCGCCGCGCACACCAGCATCGTCTCCGCCGGAGAGTCGCAGAGCGTCACCTTCACCGTGACGGAGCCGGGCGACTATCCGGTGGTCTGTACCCTGCATCCCAACATGACGGCCACGCTGAAGATCACCTGA
- a CDS encoding MarP family serine protease, which yields MPNVLDVVLLVVVVLFAVSGYRQGFLVGALSFVGFLGSGVLGAKIAKPFTELIGQQGHGALVGLLVVLGLALVGQVAGTALGVALRERLTWRPGRAVDAAAGAVLSGVSVLLVAWLLATAVDRSPFESLARSVHDSHVLAAVDAGMPDGVRETFADLRQIADDTAFPEVFAGLGGERIIAAGPPDPATTQAAGVQAAAASIVKIRGVARSCDQRVEGSGFVIAPQRVMTNAHVVAGVRHPTVVLSTGTLPAEVVVFDPDRDVAVLRVPDLQRPPLRMRASPPAAAEEPAVIAGYPQDGPYTTVAARVRNHQRARAANIYEHGTVVRDIYSVRGQVLPGNSGGPLLAPDGTVLGVVFAAAIGDDDTGYVLSSAEVAQPAEVGSVAVTPVSTQGCD from the coding sequence GTGCCCAATGTGCTCGACGTCGTCCTGTTGGTGGTCGTCGTCCTCTTCGCGGTCTCCGGCTACCGGCAGGGCTTCCTGGTGGGTGCCCTGTCGTTCGTCGGCTTCCTGGGCAGCGGAGTGCTCGGCGCGAAGATCGCAAAACCGTTCACCGAGCTGATCGGTCAGCAGGGCCATGGTGCGCTGGTCGGCCTGCTCGTCGTGCTCGGGCTCGCCCTGGTCGGCCAGGTCGCCGGCACGGCGCTCGGCGTCGCGCTGCGTGAGCGGCTGACCTGGCGGCCCGGAAGGGCCGTCGACGCCGCCGCCGGGGCGGTGCTCTCCGGCGTCTCGGTGCTGCTCGTCGCCTGGCTGCTCGCGACCGCCGTCGACCGCTCCCCCTTCGAGTCCCTCGCCCGGTCGGTCCACGACTCCCACGTGCTCGCGGCGGTGGACGCCGGCATGCCCGACGGGGTCCGCGAGACCTTCGCCGACCTGCGCCAGATCGCCGACGACACGGCCTTCCCCGAGGTCTTCGCCGGCCTCGGGGGCGAGCGGATCATCGCGGCCGGCCCGCCGGACCCGGCCACCACCCAGGCCGCCGGGGTACAGGCCGCCGCGGCGAGCATCGTGAAGATCCGCGGCGTCGCCCGGTCCTGCGACCAGCGGGTCGAGGGCTCCGGCTTCGTGATCGCCCCCCAGCGGGTCATGACCAACGCGCACGTCGTGGCCGGCGTCCGTCACCCGACGGTCGTGCTGTCCACCGGCACCCTGCCGGCCGAGGTCGTGGTGTTCGATCCGGACCGGGACGTCGCCGTGCTGCGGGTGCCGGACCTGCAGCGCCCCCCGCTGCGGATGCGGGCCAGCCCGCCGGCCGCCGCCGAGGAGCCGGCGGTCATCGCCGGATATCCCCAGGACGGGCCGTACACCACCGTGGCTGCCCGCGTCCGCAACCACCAGCGGGCCCGCGCGGCGAACATCTACGAGCACGGCACCGTCGTGCGCGACATCTACTCCGTTCGTGGCCAGGTGCTGCCGGGGAACTCGGGCGGCCCGCTACTCGCCCCGGACGGGACCGTGCTCGGCGTGGTGTTCGCCGCGGCGATCGGCGACGACGACACCGGCTACGTGCTCAGCTCCGCCGAGGTTGCGCAGCCCGCCGAGGTCGGCAGCGTCGCGGTGACGCCGGTCAGCACGCAGGGCTGCGACTGA
- a CDS encoding alpha/beta fold hydrolase, with translation MEDTVPEPASVLIDGPWRHRDVSANGTRLHVAELGRGPLVLLLHGFPQFWWAWRHQLTALSAAGYRVVAPDLRGYGASDKPPRGYDAFTLSDDIAGLIRALGEQDAVIVGHDWGGLLGWTTATRHPMVVRRLAVLAMPHPLRLRHQIAADPRGQGAASRYLAGFQLPWRPERSLVARDALRVAVLLRAWGGPGYPDAEAEGRYRSAMRIPGVAHSSLEYHRWVFRSLFRPDGARFAGVLRRSLHVDTLQIHGAADRCFLPSTAQGSGRYVSGSYTWKLHGGVGHFPHEEVPDLVNAELLAWLDS, from the coding sequence ATGGAGGACACCGTTCCCGAGCCCGCCAGCGTCCTGATCGACGGGCCGTGGCGGCACCGGGACGTGTCCGCCAACGGCACCCGGCTGCACGTCGCGGAGCTCGGCCGCGGCCCGCTGGTCCTGTTGCTGCACGGCTTTCCGCAGTTCTGGTGGGCCTGGCGCCACCAGCTCACCGCGCTGTCCGCGGCGGGCTACCGCGTCGTGGCCCCGGACCTGCGCGGATACGGGGCGAGTGACAAGCCGCCGCGCGGCTATGACGCGTTCACCCTGTCCGACGACATCGCGGGCCTCATCCGGGCGCTCGGCGAGCAGGACGCGGTCATCGTCGGCCACGACTGGGGCGGCCTGCTGGGCTGGACGACGGCGACCCGCCATCCGATGGTCGTCCGCCGCCTCGCCGTCCTGGCGATGCCCCACCCGCTGCGGCTGCGTCACCAGATCGCGGCGGACCCACGGGGCCAGGGCGCCGCGAGCCGCTACCTGGCGGGCTTCCAACTGCCGTGGCGCCCCGAACGGTCCCTGGTCGCCAGGGATGCCCTCCGGGTTGCGGTCCTCCTGCGCGCGTGGGGGGGTCCCGGGTATCCCGACGCCGAGGCGGAGGGGCGCTACCGCTCGGCGATGCGTATCCCCGGTGTGGCGCACAGCTCCCTGGAGTACCACCGATGGGTGTTCCGCTCGTTGTTCCGGCCGGACGGGGCGCGGTTCGCCGGCGTGCTGCGGCGCTCCCTGCACGTCGACACGTTGCAGATCCACGGTGCGGCCGATCGCTGCTTCCTGCCGTCCACCGCCCAGGGGTCCGGGCGCTACGTCAGCGGTTCCTACACCTGGAAGCTGCACGGCGGGGTCGGACACTTCCCGCACGAGGAGGTCCCGGACCTCGTCAACGCCGAGCTGCTGGCCTGGCTCGACTCCTGA
- a CDS encoding phage holin family protein, with the protein MSTTAGKARNGREPSLGELVALATRDISLLVRQEIDLAKAELTRQAVSAALGVAFLAVAAGLGLCALIAVTIFLGELITWAGVERFWSYLLTAAGYLVIAGLLALFAIRRFRRLSPPERTIQTVRDDISWLRNPTGTPAPAPASAAPPNPASGTTSAGPAAPGDPRGSAPSGPGGAVLAPHGLHP; encoded by the coding sequence GTGTCGACTACTGCCGGAAAGGCCCGCAACGGCCGAGAGCCCTCGTTGGGCGAGCTGGTGGCGCTGGCCACCCGCGACATCTCACTGCTCGTCCGTCAGGAGATCGACCTCGCCAAGGCAGAGCTGACCCGACAGGCCGTCTCGGCCGCGCTCGGAGTGGCCTTCCTGGCGGTGGCGGCGGGGCTCGGGCTGTGCGCCCTGATCGCCGTCACGATCTTCCTGGGAGAGCTGATCACCTGGGCCGGCGTCGAGCGGTTCTGGTCGTACCTGCTCACCGCGGCGGGGTACCTGGTGATCGCCGGTCTGCTGGCGTTGTTCGCGATCCGCAGGTTCCGGCGGCTCTCCCCGCCCGAACGGACCATCCAGACCGTCCGGGACGACATCTCCTGGCTGCGCAATCCGACCGGCACACCGGCACCGGCACCGGCATCGGCCGCCCCGCCGAACCCGGCATCCGGGACGACCTCCGCGGGGCCGGCCGCACCAGGTGATCCGCGGGGTTCCGCTCCGTCGGGGCCCGGCGGGGCGGTGCTCGCCCCGCACGGCCTCCACCCCTGA
- the ssd gene encoding septum site-determining protein Ssd: MPPAPPLLTPAAGRDARPLIVTGVPDLLDDLLRLAAAAGVTTTVATEPGALRRAWAAAPLVVVGMDRAEACIAAGLPLRPHVVLVGGHVEDGRVWSAGTRIGADHVIFLPEAELWLIDAFRDLDRSDPRASVTIGVVAGRRGSGASTLAVSLALAGLRHGLRTMLIDADPRGSGVAPGFARLLPTAADPPPGDVDRQSTVPPSSPDAVSRRRLGAAPLPSWPGPPAGPGDLAVVSWDLEVGPEVPVGTMVTLLSTAQATSDLVVVDLPWQQDPAAALALGSCRTALVVLRADLASVLAAERVCAMVGRRCPDVRAVVRQRQSAGLAPVAVSEMLGVPLAGVIADARQPGAATSAGADAPRDADAPGPLGDRLLARLGLRRPSTPQEPNGPRADPQPWA, translated from the coding sequence ATGCCCCCCGCCCCGCCCCTGCTCACCCCCGCTGCCGGCCGCGACGCGAGACCGCTGATCGTGACCGGTGTCCCGGACCTGCTCGACGACCTCCTGCGTCTGGCCGCCGCCGCCGGCGTCACGACGACCGTCGCCACCGAGCCGGGCGCACTGCGCCGCGCCTGGGCGGCGGCGCCGCTGGTCGTCGTCGGCATGGACCGCGCCGAGGCGTGCATCGCCGCCGGCCTGCCGCTGCGCCCGCACGTGGTCCTGGTCGGCGGCCACGTCGAGGACGGCCGAGTCTGGTCCGCTGGCACCCGCATCGGCGCCGATCACGTGATCTTCCTGCCGGAGGCCGAGCTCTGGCTGATCGACGCCTTCCGCGATCTCGACAGGTCCGACCCGCGCGCATCGGTGACGATCGGGGTGGTCGCCGGCCGGCGCGGCAGCGGCGCGTCGACGCTCGCCGTCTCGCTGGCGTTGGCGGGCCTGCGCCACGGCCTGCGCACGATGCTGATCGATGCCGACCCGCGGGGCAGTGGGGTGGCGCCCGGCTTCGCCCGGCTCCTGCCCACCGCGGCTGATCCCCCGCCGGGGGACGTCGATCGACAGTCGACGGTTCCCCCCTCTTCGCCGGACGCGGTGTCCCGACGCAGGCTCGGTGCGGCGCCGCTCCCCTCCTGGCCGGGTCCGCCGGCGGGGCCCGGTGACCTGGCTGTGGTCTCCTGGGATCTCGAGGTCGGGCCCGAGGTGCCGGTGGGAACGATGGTCACGCTGCTCTCGACGGCCCAGGCCACCTCGGACCTGGTGGTCGTCGACCTGCCCTGGCAGCAGGACCCGGCCGCCGCCCTCGCGCTCGGCTCCTGCCGGACGGCGCTGGTGGTGCTGCGGGCGGATCTGGCGTCCGTCCTGGCGGCCGAACGTGTCTGCGCGATGGTCGGGCGACGCTGCCCGGACGTGCGAGCGGTCGTGCGGCAACGCCAGTCGGCCGGGCTCGCCCCCGTGGCGGTCAGCGAGATGCTCGGAGTGCCGCTGGCCGGGGTGATCGCCGATGCCCGCCAGCCAGGGGCCGCCACGTCGGCCGGCGCCGACGCCCCACGGGACGCCGATGCCCCGGGCCCGCTCGGCGACCGGCTGCTGGCCCGGCTGGGGCTGCGGCGGCCGAGCACCCCGCAGGAGCCGAACGGTCCGAGAGCGGATCCTCAGCCATGGGCGTGA